A genome region from Neisseria meningitidis includes the following:
- the recC gene encoding exodeoxyribonuclease V subunit gamma codes for MFYLYQSNRLETLAALFARIQKVKPLKSALQPEQIIVQSQGMRRYLNTCLARDLGVAANLSFSLPAGLTWKLMKKLIPGIPELSPFAPEVMRWRLLDLFRSEAFRNTAEFEDVRNVLQDYLGSGESADYQLAGQLADIFDQYLVYRPQWIDAWQQGRRLGLGDDEIWQSKLWRYLDDGRQSAPHRVALWEKLLAALDKDKLPERYFVFGISTMAPMYLQLLHKLSEHCDVFVFALNPSGMYWGNVIEAAQILKGGGDPDLTQAGHPLLASLGKQGRDFFDFLNEMEIEGETPVFEEGGRDTLLHALQTDIQNLKMPSENVGSVNTGDGSIRIVSAHSPLRELQILKDKLLKILHEHPDWQPHDIAVLTPNIESYTPFIEAVFGQAQPGAQALPYSVSDVKISRRQPLFHALSCLFDLLESRFEVDKVLALLEIAPVLRRFGLTEDDLPLLHDMVADLNVRWGLDGEMRGGTDQLFTWKQAVERMILGWMLPEGGNPMWQDVSAWYADVNQTALFGRFAALLETLSDIVRIWRQPATIGEWVARCRDLLETLFQAEADDQKSVQNLENEWVKWQAETELAQFSGQLPQQTVIRHIRRFLDSESEAGFLRGGITFCSMVPMRSLPFKVICLLGLNDGDFPRNTKAAVFDLIAKHPAKGDRARRDDDRYLFLEALISAREILYLSYIGRDIRKDEELAPSSLLGELIDTVAAMAGIGSRQLAQNLIEQHPLQAFSRRYFQEGGRSDGIFGTRTDYATALGQTPEPPQPFFDQPVENAEPVAEIGQDEFIRFWRNPVKVWLQQQLAWSEPHIGEAWEPAEPFEPQHADQIAETYIEARREGRDFAQTAARIGAESLLPSGELGRLWQQNFQTAAKQIDTAVLNSPKLPPLSYAIPSDGQILKGSLGNLYRCGQVFYAYGKPNAPQRIAFLLEHLIFCAVMPSEAETRQTFIVQSGETEILAEIAQDRALQLLSEWMAFFNIGQNRPLPFFAKTSLAAAEAFAQKQDWEAALKKAQTAYYGNKVSKGQKDYTEVALVFGNASQNPLEQPLFENLARLLADTLAAAEKREGAGAA; via the coding sequence ATGTTTTATCTGTATCAATCCAACCGTCTTGAAACGCTGGCGGCATTGTTTGCCCGCATTCAAAAAGTCAAACCGCTGAAATCGGCTTTACAGCCCGAACAGATTATTGTGCAGAGTCAGGGGATGCGCCGCTATCTCAATACCTGCCTCGCCCGCGATTTGGGCGTGGCGGCGAATTTGTCGTTCAGCCTGCCCGCCGGCCTGACGTGGAAGCTGATGAAAAAACTGATTCCCGGTATTCCGGAACTCAGCCCGTTTGCACCCGAAGTCATGCGCTGGCGGCTGCTGGATTTGTTCCGCAGTGAAGCATTCCGGAATACGGCAGAATTTGAAGATGTGAGGAATGTGCTGCAAGACTATCTGGGCAGCGGCGAATCGGCAGATTACCAGCTTGCGGGACAGCTTGCGGACATATTCGACCAATACCTCGTGTACCGTCCTCAGTGGATAGACGCTTGGCAGCAGGGCAGGCGGCTCGGTTTGGGCGACGACGAAATCTGGCAGTCCAAACTGTGGCGTTACCTCGACGATGGCAGGCAGAGCGCGCCGCACCGTGTCGCGTTGTGGGAAAAGCTGCTTGCCGCGTTGGACAAGGATAAGCTGCCCGAGCGTTATTTCGTGTTCGGCATTTCCACGATGGCGCCGATGTATCTTCAGCTTTTGCACAAGCTGTCCGAACATTGCGATGTGTTCGTGTTCGCACTCAATCCGAGCGGGATGTATTGGGGCAACGTCATCGAAGCGGCGCAAATCCTCAAAGGCGGCGGCGATCCCGATTTAACTCAGGCAGGGCATCCGCTGCTCGCCTCATTGGGCAAGCAGGGGCGCGACTTTTTCGACTTTTTGAACGAAATGGAAATAGAAGGCGAAACGCCGGTATTTGAAGAAGGCGGACGCGATACGCTTTTGCACGCCCTGCAAACCGATATTCAAAACCTGAAAATGCCGTCTGAAAATGTGGGAAGCGTCAACACGGGCGACGGCTCGATACGCATCGTCTCCGCACACAGCCCCTTGCGCGAATTGCAGATACTCAAAGACAAGCTGTTGAAAATTCTGCATGAACATCCCGATTGGCAGCCGCATGATATCGCCGTATTAACCCCGAACATCGAATCCTATACGCCTTTTATCGAAGCCGTGTTCGGACAGGCGCAGCCCGGCGCGCAGGCATTGCCGTATTCCGTTTCGGACGTGAAAATCAGCCGCCGACAACCGCTGTTTCATGCTTTGTCATGCCTGTTCGACTTGCTGGAAAGCCGATTTGAAGTCGACAAAGTGCTCGCGCTTTTGGAAATCGCGCCCGTGTTGCGCCGTTTCGGACTGACTGAGGACGATTTGCCGCTTTTGCACGACATGGTTGCCGATTTGAACGTCCGCTGGGGTTTGGACGGAGAAATGCGCGGCGGCACGGATCAGCTGTTCACCTGGAAGCAGGCGGTAGAACGCATGATATTGGGCTGGATGCTGCCCGAAGGCGGCAACCCGATGTGGCAGGATGTCAGCGCGTGGTATGCCGACGTGAACCAAACCGCCCTGTTCGGACGTTTTGCCGCCCTCCTCGAAACCCTGTCGGATATTGTACGGATATGGCGGCAGCCCGCAACGATCGGCGAATGGGTGGCGCGTTGCCGGGATTTGCTTGAAACATTGTTCCAAGCTGAAGCCGATGACCAAAAGTCAGTCCAAAACCTTGAAAACGAATGGGTCAAATGGCAGGCGGAAACAGAATTGGCGCAATTTTCCGGACAGTTGCCGCAACAAACCGTCATCCGCCATATCCGACGTTTCCTCGACAGCGAAAGCGAGGCAGGCTTTTTACGCGGCGGCATCACCTTTTGCAGTATGGTGCCGATGCGGAGCCTGCCGTTCAAAGTCATCTGCCTGTTGGGTTTGAACGACGGAGATTTTCCCCGCAATACCAAAGCCGCCGTATTCGACCTGATTGCCAAACATCCCGCCAAAGGCGACCGCGCCCGCCGCGATGACGACCGCTACCTCTTCCTCGAAGCCCTCATCAGCGCGCGCGAAATCCTGTACCTGTCCTACATCGGGCGCGACATCCGCAAAGACGAAGAGCTTGCTCCGTCTTCGCTGTTGGGTGAACTCATCGATACCGTTGCCGCTATGGCGGGCATCGGTAGCCGCCAACTTGCACAAAACCTGATAGAACAGCATCCGCTGCAAGCCTTCTCGCGCCGATATTTCCAAGAAGGCGGACGTTCAGACGGCATATTCGGCACGCGTACCGACTACGCCACTGCGCTCGGACAAACGCCCGAACCGCCGCAACCCTTTTTCGACCAACCCGTAGAAAACGCCGAACCTGTTGCCGAAATCGGACAGGACGAATTTATCCGTTTCTGGCGCAACCCCGTCAAAGTATGGCTTCAGCAGCAGCTTGCGTGGAGCGAACCCCATATCGGCGAAGCCTGGGAGCCTGCCGAACCCTTCGAGCCGCAACACGCCGATCAAATCGCCGAAACCTACATCGAAGCACGGCGCGAAGGACGGGATTTTGCCCAAACCGCCGCCCGCATCGGGGCGGAAAGCCTCCTGCCGTCGGGAGAGTTGGGCAGACTTTGGCAGCAGAACTTCCAAACTGCTGCCAAACAAATCGACACGGCGGTTTTAAACAGCCCCAAACTGCCACCGCTTTCATATGCCATACCGTCGGACGGGCAAATCCTGAAAGGCAGCTTGGGCAATCTGTACCGCTGCGGACAAGTGTTTTACGCCTACGGCAAACCCAACGCGCCGCAACGTATCGCTTTTCTGCTGGAACACCTGATATTTTGCGCCGTTATGCCGTCTGAAGCCGAAACGCGGCAAACCTTTATCGTCCAATCCGGAGAAACCGAAATATTGGCGGAAATCGCGCAAGACAGGGCATTGCAGCTATTGTCGGAATGGATGGCGTTTTTCAATATCGGGCAAAACCGCCCGCTGCCGTTTTTTGCCAAGACCTCGCTTGCCGCTGCCGAAGCGTTTGCCCAAAAACAAGATTGGGAAGCCGCCCTGAAAAAAGCCCAAACCGCCTATTACGGCAACAAAGTCAGCAAAGGGCAGAAAGACTATACCGAAGTCGCCCTCGTGTTCGGCAACGCAAGCCAAAACCCACTCGAACAACCCCTGTTTGAAAACCTCGCCCGCCTGCTTGCCGACACGCTTGCCGCAGCGGAAAAAAGGGAAGGGGCCGGAGCAGCCTGA
- the mtrF gene encoding AbgT family antimetabolite efflux transporter MtrF, with product MSQTDTQRDGRFLRTVEWLGNMLPHPVTLFIIFIVLLLIASAAGAYFGLSVPDPRPVGAKGRADDGLIHVVSLLDADGLIKILTHTVKNFTGFAPLGTVLVSLLGVGIAEKSGLISALMRLLLTKSPRKLTTFMVVFTGILSNTASELGYVVLIPLSAIIFHSLGRHPLAGLAAAFAGVSGGYSANLFLGTIDSLLAGITQQAAQIIHPDYVVGPEANWFFMVASTFVIALIGYFVTEKIVEPQLGPYQSDLSQEEKDIRHSNEITPLEYKGLIWAGVVFVALSALLAWSIVPADGILRHPETGLVSGSPFLKSIVVFIFLLFALPGIVYGRVTRSLRGEQEVVNAMAESMSTLGLYLVIIFFAAQFVAFFNWTNIGQYIAVKGATFLKEVGLGGSVLFIGFILICAFINLMIGSASAQWAVTAPIFVPMLMLAGYAPEVIQAAYRIGDSVTNIITPMMSYFGLIMATVIKYKKDAGVGTLISMMLPYSAFFLIAWIALFCIWVFVLGLPVGPGAPTLYPAP from the coding sequence ATGAGTCAAACCGATACGCAACGGGACGGACGATTTTTACGCACAGTCGAATGGCTGGGCAATATGTTGCCGCACCCGGTTACGCTTTTTATTATTTTCATTGTGTTATTGCTGATTGCCTCTGCCGCCGGTGCGTATTTCGGACTATCCGTCCCCGATCCGCGCCCTGTTGGTGCGAAAGGACGTGCCGATGACGGTTTGATTCACGTTGTCAGCCTGCTCGATGCTGACGGTTTGATCAAAATCCTGACGCATACCGTTAAAAATTTCACCGGTTTCGCGCCGTTGGGAACGGTGTTGGTTTCTTTATTGGGCGTGGGGATTGCGGAAAAATCGGGCTTGATTTCCGCATTAATGCGCTTATTGCTCACAAAATCTCCACGCAAACTCACTACTTTTATGGTTGTTTTTACAGGGATTTTATCTAATACCGCTTCTGAATTGGGCTATGTCGTCCTAATCCCTTTGTCCGCCATCATCTTTCATTCCCTCGGCCGCCATCCGCTTGCCGGTCTGGCTGCGGCTTTCGCCGGCGTTTCGGGCGGTTATTCGGCCAATCTGTTCTTAGGCACAATCGATTCGCTCTTGGCAGGCATCACCCAACAGGCGGCGCAAATCATCCATCCCGACTACGTCGTAGGCCCTGAAGCCAACTGGTTTTTTATGGTAGCCAGTACGTTTGTGATTGCTTTGATTGGTTATTTTGTTACTGAAAAAATCGTCGAACCGCAATTGGGCCCTTATCAATCAGATTTGTCACAAGAAGAAAAAGACATTCGGCATTCCAATGAAATCACGCCTTTGGAATATAAAGGATTAATTTGGGCTGGCGTGGTGTTTGTTGCCTTATCCGCCCTATTGGCTTGGAGCATCGTCCCTGCCGACGGTATTTTGCGTCATCCTGAAACAGGATTGGTTTCCGGTTCGCCGTTTTTAAAATCGATTGTTGTTTTTATTTTCTTGTTGTTTGCGCTGCCGGGCATTGTTTATGGCCGGGTAACCCGAAGTTTGCGCGGCGAACAGGAAGTCGTTAATGCGATGGCCGAATCGATGAGTACTCTGGGGCTTTATTTGGTCATCATCTTTTTTGCCGCACAATTTGTCGCATTTTTTAATTGGACGAATATTGGGCAATATATTGCCGTTAAAGGGGCGACGTTCTTAAAAGAAGTCGGCTTGGGCGGCAGCGTGTTGTTTATCGGTTTTATTTTAATTTGTGCTTTTATCAATCTGATGATAGGCTCCGCCTCCGCGCAATGGGCGGTAACTGCGCCGATTTTCGTCCCTATGCTGATGTTGGCCGGCTACGCGCCCGAAGTCATTCAAGCCGCTTACCGCATCGGTGATTCCGTTACCAATATTATTACGCCGATGATGAGTTATTTCGGGCTGATTATGGCGACGGTGATCAAATACAAAAAAGATGCGGGCGTGGGTACGCTGATTTCTATGATGTTGCCGTATTCCGCTTTCTTCTTAATTGCATGGATTGCCTTATTCTGCATTTGGGTATTTGTTTTGGGCCTGCCCGTCGGTCCCGGCGCACCCACTTTGTATCCCGCACCTTAA
- the mtrR gene encoding multidrug efflux system transcriptional repressor MtrR, whose amino-acid sequence MRKTKTEALKTKEHLMLAALETFYRKGIARTSLNEIAQAAGVTRGALYWHFKNKEDLFDALFQRICDDIENCIAQDAEDAEGGSWAVFRHTLLHFFERLQSNDIYYKFHNILFLKCEHTEQNAAVIAIARKHQAIWREKITAVLTEAVENQDLADDLDKETAVIFIKSTLDGLIWRWFSSCERFDLGKTAPRIIGIMMDNLENHPDLRRK is encoded by the coding sequence ATGAGAAAAACCAAAACCGAAGCCTTGAAAACCAAAGAACACCTGATGCTTGCCGCCTTGGAAACCTTTTACCGCAAAGGGATTGCGCGCACCTCGCTCAACGAAATCGCCCAAGCCGCCGGCGTAACGCGCGGCGCGCTCTATTGGCATTTCAAAAATAAGGAAGACTTGTTCGACGCGCTGTTCCAACGTATCTGCGACGACATCGAAAACTGCATCGCGCAAGATGCCGAAGATGCCGAAGGAGGGTCTTGGGCGGTATTCCGCCACACGCTGCTGCACTTTTTCGAGCGGCTGCAAAGCAACGACATCTACTACAAATTCCACAACATCCTGTTTTTAAAATGCGAACACACGGAGCAAAACGCCGCCGTTATCGCCATTGCCCGCAAGCATCAGGCAATCTGGCGCGAGAAAATTACCGCCGTTTTGACCGAAGCGGTGGAAAATCAGGATTTGGCTGACGATTTGGACAAGGAAACAGCGGTCATCTTCATCAAATCAACCTTGGACGGGCTGATTTGGCGGTGGTTCTCTTCCTGCGAACGTTTCGATTTGGGCAAAACCGCCCCGCGCATCATCGGGATAATGATGGACAACTTGGAAAACCATCCCGACCTGCGCCGGAAATAA
- the mtrC gene encoding multidrug efflux RND transporter periplasmic adaptor subunit MtrC: MAFYAFKAMRAAALAAAVALVLSSCGKGGDAAQGGQPAGREAPAPVVGVVTVHPQTVALTVELPGRLESLRTADVRAQVGGIIQKRLFQEGSYVRAEQPLYQIDSSTYEAGLESARAQLATAQATLAKADADLARYKPLVAAEAVSRQEYDAAVTAKRSAEAGVKAAQAAIKSAGINLNRSRITAPISGFIGQSKVSEGTLLNAGDTTVLATIRQTNPMYVNVTQSASEVMKLRRQIAEGKLLAADGVIAVGIKFDDGTVYPEKGRLLFADPTVNESTGQITLRAAVPNDQNILMPGLYVRVLMDQVAVDNAFIVPQQAVTRGAKDTVMIVNAQGGMEPREVTVAQQQGTNWIVTSGLKDGDKVVVEGISIAGITGAKKVTPKEWAPSENQAAAPQADVQTASEAKTASEAE, translated from the coding sequence ATGGCTTTTTATGCTTTTAAGGCGATGCGTGCGGCCGCGTTGGCTGCCGCCGTTGCATTGGTACTGTCGTCTTGCGGTAAAGGCGGAGACGCGGCGCAGGGCGGGCAGCCTGCTGGTCGGGAAGCACCGGCGCCCGTCGTCGGTGTTGTAACCGTCCATCCGCAAACCGTCGCGTTGACCGTCGAGTTGCCGGGGCGTTTGGAATCGCTGCGTACCGCCGATGTCCGCGCCCAAGTCGGCGGCATCATCCAAAAACGCCTGTTCCAAGAAGGCAGTTATGTCCGTGCCGAACAGCCGCTGTATCAGATCGACAGTTCCACTTATGAAGCAGGTCTGGAAAGCGCGCGCGCGCAACTGGCAACGGCTCAGGCAACGCTTGCCAAAGCGGATGCGGATTTGGCGCGATACAAGCCTTTGGTTGCCGCCGAAGCCGTCAGCCGGCAGGAATACGATGCTGCGGTAACGGCGAAACGTTCTGCCGAGGCAGGTGTCAAAGCAGCACAGGCGGCGATCAAATCTGCCGGCATCAATCTGAACCGTTCGCGCATTACCGCGCCGATTTCCGGCTTTATCGGTCAGTCCAAAGTTTCCGAAGGTACGCTGTTGAATGCGGGCGATACGACCGTGCTGGCAACCATCCGCCAAACCAATCCGATGTATGTGAACGTTACCCAGTCTGCATCCGAAGTGATGAAATTGCGCCGTCAGATAGCCGAAGGCAAACTGCTGGCGGCGGATGGTGTGATTGCGGTCGGCATCAAATTTGACGACGGCACAGTTTACCCTGAAAAAGGCCGTCTGCTGTTTGCCGATCCGACCGTCAACGAATCGACCGGTCAGATTACCCTGCGCGCCGCCGTACCGAACGATCAGAATATCCTGATGCCCGGCCTGTATGTGCGCGTGCTGATGGACCAAGTGGCGGTGGATAACGCATTCATCGTGCCGCAGCAGGCGGTAACGCGCGGTGCGAAAGATACCGTGATGATTGTGAATGCCCAAGGCGGTATGGAACCCCGCGAGGTAACGGTCGCGCAACAGCAGGGTACGAATTGGATTGTTACGTCGGGTCTGAAGGACGGGGACAAGGTGGTTGTGGAAGGCATCAGTATCGCCGGTATAACGGGTGCGAAAAAGGTAACGCCCAAAGAATGGGCGCCGTCTGAAAACCAAGCCGCCGCGCCTCAAGCTGACGTTCAGACGGCATCTGAAGCCAAAACTGCTTCTGAAGCGGAATAA